From a single Hyalangium ruber genomic region:
- the rplC gene encoding 50S ribosomal protein L3 translates to MKGLIGKKIGMTQVFNDEGNLVPVTVIDVNTCQVVGKRTPEKDQYSAVTLGFGEVREKVLTKAQLGFFKKNNAGLRRHLREFRVTPDEAAKFNVGDAVKADMFTKGQVVDVTGTTKGRGFSGVMRRWSFKGSQTKTHGTHEYQRHPGAIGQRKTPGRTYPNKKMPGHYGVDQVTTQNLTVVDVDVEKGLVLIKGAVPGHNDALVIIKPSIKLALRQQHKAARGA, encoded by the coding sequence GTGAAGGGTCTGATTGGCAAGAAGATCGGCATGACCCAGGTGTTCAACGACGAGGGCAACCTCGTCCCCGTGACGGTGATCGACGTCAACACCTGCCAGGTCGTGGGCAAGCGGACGCCCGAGAAGGATCAGTACTCGGCGGTGACGCTGGGTTTCGGCGAGGTCCGTGAGAAGGTGCTCACCAAGGCCCAGCTCGGCTTTTTCAAGAAGAACAACGCGGGGCTGCGTCGTCACCTGAGGGAGTTCCGGGTGACGCCGGATGAGGCCGCGAAGTTCAACGTGGGCGACGCCGTCAAGGCCGACATGTTCACCAAGGGGCAGGTGGTGGACGTGACGGGCACCACCAAGGGCCGCGGGTTCTCGGGCGTCATGCGCCGCTGGAGCTTCAAGGGCTCGCAGACCAAGACGCACGGTACGCACGAGTATCAGCGTCACCCGGGCGCCATCGGTCAGCGTAAGACGCCGGGCCGTACCTACCCGAACAAGAAGATGCCCGGTCACTACGGCGTGGATCAGGTCACCACCCAGAACCTGACCGTCGTGGACGTGGACGTGGAGAAGGGCCTGGTGCTCATCAAGGGCGCCGTCCCCGGCCACAACGACGCGCTGGTCATCATCAAGCCGAGCATCAAGCTGGCGCTGCGTCAGCAGCACAAGGCCGCTCGCGGCGCGTAG
- a CDS encoding HupE/UreJ family protein, which yields MRMARLAAPLVLLLGAGVARAHDADIIYAQVRRAPADGPEVHALLTMTASTLSLLLPADADGDGDISQADLDARRAALKVGLWDAVPLTAAGASCARKEHSARRRESYVELTATFICPPGPLRQTFTVLSLLPSNYKVVLGTYGGEGGQLFADSRQPSVDIPERGAAPASGFAPGFGGWVQLGMKHIFEGIDHLAFLLALLLVGGTLKRVLWMVTAFTVAHSLTLGATALGFILLDPERTRWVEAAIALSIIYVAAENLVLRQHRHRALITFLFGLVHGFGFASVLSGYGLGQQVVKGLLGFNLGVELGQAVLVVALLPIMRLIQRRPTAHRWTVRVLSSVILVAGGVWLVERLG from the coding sequence ATGCGGATGGCACGACTCGCGGCGCCGCTCGTCCTGTTGCTGGGGGCGGGGGTGGCCCGCGCGCACGACGCGGACATCATCTATGCGCAGGTGCGGCGCGCCCCGGCGGATGGCCCGGAGGTCCACGCGCTGCTGACGATGACGGCCAGCACGCTGAGCCTGTTGCTGCCGGCGGACGCGGACGGCGACGGCGACATCTCCCAGGCGGATCTGGACGCGCGGCGCGCGGCGCTCAAGGTGGGGCTGTGGGACGCGGTGCCCCTCACGGCGGCAGGCGCCTCCTGCGCGCGCAAGGAGCACTCCGCCCGGAGGCGTGAGAGCTACGTGGAGCTCACCGCCACCTTTATATGTCCGCCGGGCCCGCTGCGGCAGACGTTCACGGTGCTCTCGCTGCTGCCCTCCAACTACAAGGTGGTGCTGGGCACCTATGGTGGAGAGGGGGGCCAGCTCTTCGCCGACTCCCGCCAGCCGAGCGTGGACATTCCCGAGCGGGGCGCGGCGCCGGCGTCGGGGTTCGCGCCGGGCTTCGGCGGCTGGGTGCAGCTCGGGATGAAGCACATCTTCGAGGGCATCGACCACCTGGCCTTCCTGCTGGCGCTGCTGCTGGTGGGCGGCACGCTCAAGCGGGTGCTCTGGATGGTGACGGCCTTCACGGTGGCGCACTCGCTCACCCTGGGGGCCACGGCGCTGGGCTTCATCCTCCTGGACCCGGAGCGCACGCGCTGGGTGGAGGCCGCCATCGCCCTCTCCATCATCTATGTGGCGGCGGAGAACCTGGTGCTGCGCCAGCACCGGCACCGCGCCCTCATCACCTTTCTCTTCGGGTTGGTGCATGGCTTCGGTTTCGCCAGCGTGCTGAGCGGCTACGGCCTGGGCCAGCAGGTGGTGAAGGGGCTGCTGGGCTTCAACCTGGGGGTGGAGCTGGGGCAGGCCGTGCTCGTCGTGGCCTTGCTGCCCATCATGCGGCTGATCCAACGCCGGCCTACTGCTCACCGGTGGACGGTGCGAGTGCTCTCCAGCGTCATCCTCGTGGCAGGAGGGGTGTGGTTGGTGGAGCGCCTCGGTTGA
- a CDS encoding lmo0937 family membrane protein, translated as MFWTMSIILFVLWALGMTTGSTEGYWVHLLLLFAVVTLILAVSKRSRRVLA; from the coding sequence GTGTTCTGGACGATGAGCATCATCCTTTTCGTGCTGTGGGCGCTGGGGATGACCACGGGCTCCACCGAGGGGTACTGGGTCCACCTGCTGCTGCTGTTCGCGGTGGTGACGCTGATCCTCGCGGTGTCGAAGCGCAGCCGGCGGGTCCTGGCATGA
- a CDS encoding lytic transglycosylase domain-containing protein: MGRWTVAVAAAAMLTGAAVPNFPSALPEGAVTETPEVAELRAKLAEQELALRETQVRLQEYQDEVAYQEALSLGVVEAVKASGLPVRQQRRVAVAIVREAQRNNVDPMLVIALIRCESSFNNYAVSHVGAMGLMQVMPATGKYLADKAGFRLGRSTNLFDAETNIELGTAYLADLINRFGSVDKALVAYNAGPGLAKKILAKRESRKKFMAGYPAKVVGEFRKLKAKQERELTLRTQAPSQGSQG, encoded by the coding sequence ATGGGGCGATGGACGGTGGCGGTGGCGGCGGCGGCGATGTTGACGGGTGCGGCGGTTCCGAACTTTCCGTCGGCGCTTCCGGAGGGGGCTGTCACGGAGACTCCGGAGGTCGCGGAGCTGAGGGCGAAGCTGGCCGAGCAGGAGCTGGCGCTGCGCGAGACGCAGGTGCGGCTGCAGGAGTACCAGGATGAGGTGGCCTACCAGGAGGCGCTGAGCCTGGGGGTGGTGGAGGCGGTGAAGGCCTCGGGCCTGCCGGTCCGGCAGCAGCGGCGGGTGGCGGTGGCCATCGTCCGCGAGGCCCAGCGCAACAACGTGGACCCGATGCTGGTGATCGCGCTGATCCGCTGCGAGAGCTCGTTCAACAACTATGCGGTCTCCCACGTGGGCGCCATGGGGCTGATGCAGGTGATGCCGGCCACCGGCAAGTACCTGGCCGACAAGGCGGGCTTCCGGCTGGGGCGCTCCACCAACCTCTTCGACGCGGAGACCAACATCGAGCTGGGCACCGCGTACCTGGCCGACCTCATCAACCGCTTCGGCTCGGTGGACAAGGCGCTGGTGGCCTACAATGCCGGCCCGGGCCTGGCGAAGAAGATCCTCGCCAAGCGCGAGTCCCGTAAGAAGTTCATGGCCGGCTACCCCGCCAAGGTGGTGGGCGAGTTCCGCAAGCTCAAGGCGAAGCAGGAGCGCGAGCTGACCCTGCGCACCCAGGCGCCCTCCCAGGGCTCCCAGGGCTGA
- a CDS encoding STAS domain-containing protein: protein MAGLQIHQEELAGRITLRLEGTLDWRTAAQLRHSLESLGSKEVVLDFAHLREFKDTAVGVLTRDLGARKVVFRGLAGHHERMFRYFGVSTGTSPRAYYTPEEILA from the coding sequence ATGGCGGGGCTGCAGATCCACCAGGAAGAGCTCGCGGGACGAATCACGCTGCGACTCGAAGGGACGCTCGACTGGCGTACGGCCGCGCAGCTGCGGCACTCGCTGGAGTCGCTGGGCTCCAAGGAGGTCGTCCTGGACTTCGCGCACCTGCGTGAGTTCAAGGACACGGCGGTGGGAGTGCTCACCCGGGACCTGGGGGCGCGCAAGGTGGTGTTCCGGGGCCTGGCGGGGCACCACGAGCGGATGTTCCGCTACTTCGGGGTCAGCACCGGCACCTCGCCGCGCGCCTACTACACCCCGGAAGAGATCCTCGCTTAG
- a CDS encoding AAA family ATPase, which translates to MNQPARALVAAPTVASSRSVMERIAAHLSSVVQGKEAQARLTVTSVVAGGHVLLEDVPGVGKTTLAEALARACGLSFARIQFTADLMPADILGAQVFHAATATFSFRQGPIFRQLVLADELNRAPPRTQSALLEGMAQGQVSLDGSTYPLPAPFTVVATQNPLDLTGTYPLPDSQLDRFLMRLSLGHPSPEVEARLLTTRGRTPPVEKLEPVTGPEELIGLRALAAELRMDDSVAEYVVRLAKATREHGDIERGASTRAVLAVGAAARAYALWEERDFVTPGDVRAVLVPCLAHRLLLRSNVQGAAARDEASHLLEELSRKVAAPR; encoded by the coding sequence ATGAACCAGCCCGCCCGAGCCCTTGTTGCTGCCCCAACCGTTGCCTCCTCTCGCTCGGTCATGGAGCGAATCGCCGCCCACCTCTCCAGCGTGGTGCAGGGCAAGGAGGCGCAAGCGCGCCTCACCGTCACCAGTGTGGTCGCCGGCGGCCACGTGCTGCTGGAGGACGTGCCGGGGGTGGGCAAGACGACGCTGGCCGAGGCGCTGGCGCGCGCGTGCGGGCTGAGCTTCGCGCGCATCCAGTTCACTGCGGACCTGATGCCCGCCGACATCCTCGGCGCCCAGGTGTTCCACGCCGCCACGGCCACCTTCAGCTTCCGGCAGGGCCCCATCTTCCGGCAGCTCGTGCTGGCCGATGAACTCAACCGCGCCCCGCCCCGCACCCAGTCCGCGCTGCTGGAGGGCATGGCCCAGGGGCAAGTCTCCCTGGATGGTTCCACCTATCCCCTGCCCGCCCCCTTCACGGTGGTGGCCACGCAGAACCCGCTCGACTTGACCGGCACCTATCCGCTCCCGGACTCGCAGCTCGATCGCTTCCTCATGCGGCTGTCGCTGGGGCACCCCTCTCCCGAGGTGGAGGCGCGGCTGCTCACCACGCGCGGGCGCACCCCTCCGGTGGAGAAGCTGGAGCCGGTGACGGGGCCCGAGGAGCTGATCGGCCTGCGCGCCCTGGCCGCCGAGCTGCGGATGGATGACTCGGTGGCCGAGTACGTGGTGCGGCTGGCGAAGGCCACGCGCGAGCACGGCGACATCGAGCGAGGCGCCTCCACGCGCGCGGTGCTGGCGGTGGGCGCCGCGGCCCGCGCCTACGCCCTGTGGGAGGAGCGCGACTTCGTGACGCCCGGAGATGTGCGGGCGGTGCTGGTGCCGTGCCTGGCGCACCGCCTGCTGCTGCGCAGCAACGTGCAGGGCGCGGCGGCGCGGGACGAGGCCTCCCACCTGCTCGAGGAGCTGTCCCGCAAGGTGGCGGCGCCCCGGTGA
- a CDS encoding DUF58 domain-containing protein yields MKARLAALWVRLRALLRPPRTLKVTRVGRTYLVVTFGVGLGALNTGNNLLYLVLGLLLSMVVVSGVLSERCLRHLRPRRLGTESAFAGEPFAFRWALRREQGHAFALTLGEVDTPLTGEGRVGYLPSGTEHVIRADLTAPRRGPVQLSGVRVTTTWPLGLFAKTRVFDLEGTLLVYPRRGYACQVPGEALQGLFGDSSSPRRNDGTGDVAGLRELEPQEDARRVHWRKSAAVGKLLKVEREREERRTYVLTVDAGLTGDALERRCEEVAALSHELLGAGHEVGLETAGERLRPAAGHVQERRILRALAWLGFEELREEKEEEAAA; encoded by the coding sequence GTGAAGGCTCGGCTGGCGGCCCTCTGGGTGCGACTGCGCGCCCTGCTGCGCCCTCCGCGCACCTTGAAGGTGACGCGCGTGGGCCGCACCTACCTCGTGGTGACATTCGGGGTGGGCCTGGGTGCGCTCAACACGGGCAACAACCTGCTCTACCTGGTGCTGGGCCTGCTGCTGTCCATGGTGGTGGTGTCCGGCGTGCTCTCCGAGCGCTGCCTGCGCCACCTGCGCCCGCGCCGCCTGGGCACCGAGTCGGCCTTCGCCGGCGAGCCCTTCGCGTTCCGCTGGGCCCTGCGCCGCGAGCAGGGCCACGCCTTCGCCCTCACCCTGGGCGAGGTGGACACGCCCCTCACCGGCGAGGGGCGCGTGGGCTACCTGCCCTCGGGCACCGAGCATGTCATCCGCGCGGACCTCACCGCGCCCCGGCGCGGGCCCGTGCAACTGAGCGGCGTGCGCGTCACCACCACGTGGCCCCTGGGCCTGTTCGCCAAGACGCGCGTCTTCGACCTGGAGGGCACGCTGCTCGTCTACCCCCGGCGAGGCTACGCGTGCCAAGTGCCCGGCGAGGCCCTGCAGGGGCTCTTCGGAGATTCGAGCAGCCCGCGCCGCAACGATGGCACCGGAGACGTGGCGGGCCTGCGCGAGCTGGAGCCCCAGGAGGACGCCCGCCGCGTCCACTGGCGCAAGAGCGCCGCCGTGGGAAAGCTGCTCAAGGTGGAGCGCGAGCGCGAGGAGCGCCGCACCTACGTCCTCACCGTGGACGCGGGCCTCACGGGTGATGCGCTGGAGCGGCGCTGCGAGGAGGTGGCCGCCCTCTCCCACGAGCTGCTCGGCGCGGGCCATGAAGTGGGCCTGGAGACGGCGGGCGAGCGCCTGCGCCCCGCCGCCGGCCATGTGCAGGAGCGACGAATCCTCCGCGCCCTGGCGTGGCTGGGCTTCGAGGAGCTGCGCGAGGAGAAGGAAGAGGAGGCAGCGGCATGA
- a CDS encoding transglutaminase TgpA family protein, translated as MSAPSRLRLRLRDLGAGAAFGSMAVSGQLPVWTLGLFALALICALCGWRLFAQRSRATAVLLLGVAGALGLSVYSGQLDLVVAACAFAGLIAAHRLLSTPDSRTDGQVQLAGLLMVAGGAALSGELIFAVFLVAFCVLASLSMGLSVVEAAVPEGEPLPVRAVVRPLTVGIVFAVCGAAAFFLLFPRLNWNLAGRRTSPGLGATTGLSDTVRLGGAGTLKSNPRVVMRAHLTPDPGQEQLGAYWVARTYDTFDGQEWTSIGTPKRTRQRVTLRPGGESSIHQKVELLPAYGARTLIALETPTRMGNAVAFGASGSRRTSLAELGGGEVRFAEAGISYSYEATSLPPDEEASTKLSEVERGQLLALPDRLDPRVAELADRVLDGEKDPLAAARKLSTFLQREYSYTLELSGDVEDPLADFLFVRKAGHCEHFATALTVMLRTQGFSARLAAGFYGGERSGEDYILRAGDAHAWTHVLVPERGFVTLDATPPGNRASQSAAALQFLTGLYESLEARWRSAVVDFSLRDQMAVAQRFIRPPRDPGRSSRSLPPARVWALALLAGVGTYGAWRLFAKRKSTPKPLEATRLVDAVERLLREAGVRTHEGETLEDLTARLSREHSPLAGPLQPLTRRYLEARFGQRPLEAGEAERLLAPLRRFLEARRAA; from the coding sequence ATGAGCGCGCCCTCCCGGCTGCGGCTGCGACTGAGGGACCTGGGCGCGGGGGCGGCGTTCGGCTCCATGGCCGTGTCCGGACAGCTCCCGGTGTGGACGCTGGGGCTCTTCGCCCTCGCGCTGATCTGCGCGCTGTGCGGCTGGCGCCTGTTCGCCCAGCGCTCCCGGGCCACGGCGGTGCTCCTGTTGGGCGTGGCGGGCGCGCTGGGCCTGTCCGTGTACTCGGGCCAGCTGGATCTCGTGGTGGCCGCGTGCGCCTTCGCGGGCCTGATCGCCGCCCACCGGCTGCTGTCCACACCCGACTCCCGCACGGATGGACAGGTGCAGCTCGCCGGCCTGCTCATGGTGGCGGGCGGCGCGGCGCTCTCCGGCGAGCTGATCTTCGCCGTGTTCCTGGTGGCCTTCTGCGTGCTGGCCAGCCTCTCCATGGGGCTGTCCGTGGTGGAGGCCGCCGTACCCGAGGGCGAGCCGCTTCCAGTGCGCGCGGTGGTGCGCCCGCTCACGGTGGGCATCGTCTTCGCGGTGTGCGGCGCGGCGGCCTTCTTCCTGCTCTTCCCCCGGCTCAACTGGAACCTCGCCGGGCGGCGCACCTCGCCGGGCCTGGGAGCCACCACGGGCCTGTCGGACACGGTGCGGCTGGGCGGCGCGGGCACGCTCAAGAGCAACCCTCGCGTGGTGATGCGCGCCCACCTCACGCCGGACCCGGGCCAGGAGCAGCTCGGCGCGTACTGGGTGGCGCGCACCTATGACACCTTCGACGGGCAGGAGTGGACGAGCATCGGCACCCCCAAGCGCACGCGCCAGCGGGTGACGCTGCGGCCCGGCGGCGAGAGCTCCATCCACCAGAAGGTGGAGCTGCTGCCCGCCTATGGCGCCCGCACGCTGATCGCCCTGGAGACGCCCACGCGGATGGGCAACGCGGTGGCCTTCGGCGCGTCCGGCAGCCGGCGCACCTCGCTGGCGGAGTTGGGCGGCGGCGAGGTGCGCTTCGCGGAGGCCGGCATCTCCTACTCCTACGAGGCCACCAGCCTGCCGCCGGACGAGGAGGCCTCCACGAAGCTGAGCGAGGTGGAGCGTGGCCAGCTCCTCGCGCTGCCGGACCGACTGGATCCGCGCGTGGCGGAGTTGGCCGACCGCGTGCTGGACGGAGAGAAGGATCCGCTGGCCGCCGCGCGCAAGCTGAGCACCTTCCTCCAGCGCGAGTACAGCTACACCCTGGAGCTGTCCGGAGACGTGGAGGATCCGCTCGCCGACTTCCTCTTCGTGCGCAAGGCGGGACACTGCGAGCACTTCGCCACCGCGCTCACCGTCATGCTGCGCACCCAGGGCTTCTCCGCGCGGCTGGCCGCCGGCTTCTACGGAGGCGAGCGCTCGGGCGAGGACTACATCCTCCGAGCCGGAGACGCGCACGCCTGGACGCACGTGCTGGTGCCCGAGCGCGGCTTCGTCACCCTGGACGCTACGCCCCCCGGCAACCGGGCCAGCCAGTCGGCCGCGGCGCTCCAGTTCCTCACGGGCCTGTACGAGTCGCTGGAGGCGCGGTGGCGCTCGGCCGTGGTGGACTTCTCTTTGAGAGATCAGATGGCGGTGGCCCAGCGCTTCATCCGCCCGCCGCGCGATCCCGGCCGCTCCTCCCGCAGCCTGCCGCCCGCGCGCGTCTGGGCCCTGGCGCTGCTGGCGGGCGTGGGGACCTATGGCGCCTGGCGCCTGTTCGCCAAGCGGAAGTCCACGCCCAAGCCCCTCGAGGCCACGCGCCTGGTGGACGCCGTGGAGCGCCTGCTGCGCGAGGCGGGCGTCCGTACCCACGAGGGCGAGACGCTCGAGGATCTCACCGCGCGCCTGAGCCGGGAGCACAGCCCCCTGGCCGGACCGCTCCAGCCCCTCACCCGTCGCTACCTCGAGGCCCGCTTCGGCCAGCGCCCGCTAGAGGCCGGCGAGGCGGAGCGCTTGCTGGCGCCCCTGCGCCGCTTCCTGGAAGCCCGTCGCGCCGCCTGA
- a CDS encoding RNA polymerase factor sigma-32, translating into MQLSNEQSSNSGSLSMYLSEINHYALLTVDEEQALARKFIKGDLAAGHRLVTSNLRFVVKVAYEYRSYGIKMSDLIQEGNIGLMKAVQKFDPDKGIRLISYAVWWIRAYIQNYILKSWSLVKLGTTQAQRKLFFSLARTRRELEKFGTPDGSVVNVDEIARKLNVKATEVREMEQRMGGRDLSLDAPMGEDGGNSHVDFVVSASAPQDDEFADKEEAGLINNRVRTALMRLDPRERFIIEQRVMNERPMTLKELGEHFGFSRERARQLEIRAKDKLKSELAALMAEVDPDTAAATT; encoded by the coding sequence ATGCAGCTCTCCAACGAGCAGTCGTCCAACTCTGGCTCTCTCTCGATGTACCTCTCGGAGATCAACCACTACGCGCTGCTCACCGTGGACGAAGAGCAGGCGCTGGCGCGCAAGTTCATCAAGGGCGATCTGGCCGCCGGCCACCGCCTGGTGACCAGCAACCTGCGCTTCGTGGTGAAGGTGGCCTACGAGTACCGCTCCTACGGCATCAAGATGAGTGATCTCATCCAAGAGGGGAACATCGGCCTGATGAAGGCGGTGCAGAAGTTCGATCCGGACAAGGGCATCCGCCTCATCTCGTACGCGGTGTGGTGGATCCGCGCGTACATCCAGAACTACATCCTCAAGAGCTGGTCGCTGGTGAAGCTCGGGACCACGCAGGCCCAGCGCAAGCTGTTCTTCAGCCTGGCGCGCACCCGCCGCGAGCTGGAGAAGTTCGGCACCCCGGACGGCTCGGTGGTGAACGTGGACGAAATTGCCCGCAAGCTGAACGTGAAGGCCACCGAGGTGCGCGAGATGGAGCAGCGCATGGGCGGCCGGGACTTGTCGCTGGACGCGCCCATGGGCGAGGACGGCGGCAACAGCCACGTGGACTTCGTGGTGAGCGCCAGCGCGCCGCAGGATGACGAGTTCGCCGACAAGGAGGAGGCGGGCCTCATCAACAACCGCGTCCGCACGGCGCTGATGCGGCTGGATCCGCGCGAGCGCTTCATCATCGAGCAGCGCGTCATGAACGAGCGCCCGATGACGCTCAAGGAGCTGGGCGAGCACTTCGGTTTCTCGCGTGAGCGCGCCCGCCAGCTGGAGATCCGCGCCAAGGACAAGCTCAAGTCGGAGCTGGCCGCGCTGATGGCCGAGGTGGATCCCGACACGGCCGCCGCGACCACCTGA
- a CDS encoding HEAT repeat domain-containing protein, producing the protein MASPQTSNETAAASAADPVVADKVELARNFTFHLLKGIKQIGMYRHNDSKFPEFLARAQEALAGYTGKHGPLSLKVEQQNFMLHNEPLFSEATPLPYKFFRDGIRQLIFRPGLTVEEMVTFTLIALSEPERGADDVLAQLWRAGLEHVEYVVVEGFSMEGASEEEVQIEVDKVVGYLYSRLKTSSEDYLRFARVNAEDLDAQMEGVEQIRGVVVGGTYATDTMKARLQKEIEEEENARLFPKLVSAVFQVVEGGVDDVGLLEELFVQLLDAMLIQDDYATINQMVLKLRALVQREDVDTSNTSRLLSYFLQKMGDEQRLIRMGESLKLTKPRNPTDIVRYLQVLDENSIITLLTVLETIEVPENRVLLSDVLANFAKVRPEPFVMRLESDKPQIIRDMVYILEKAQLPDRLKMFGKVLKGKNLVVKLEVMSIIARGHTPEARKLIAEMLQDPISQVRIQAARVLPEFDHDKATLDLQRVIRDPNFEKKTQDERAAFYAALGSTGTTAALSYLTAMLAVKPSLLNKKKVLDDKLLAIQGLAGAGNIQSYKLLQGVVEDKSQPTEVLTAARKAMYQTKKALFGDTASAEEA; encoded by the coding sequence ATGGCCTCGCCTCAGACATCGAATGAAACGGCCGCGGCGTCGGCCGCGGATCCAGTGGTAGCCGATAAGGTGGAACTGGCGCGGAACTTCACCTTCCATCTGCTCAAGGGCATCAAGCAGATCGGCATGTACCGCCACAACGATTCGAAGTTCCCCGAGTTCCTGGCGCGGGCGCAGGAGGCGCTGGCGGGGTACACGGGCAAGCACGGCCCGTTGTCGCTCAAGGTGGAGCAGCAGAACTTCATGCTGCACAACGAGCCGCTGTTCTCCGAGGCCACGCCGCTGCCCTACAAGTTCTTCCGGGACGGCATCCGCCAGCTCATCTTCCGGCCGGGGCTCACGGTGGAGGAGATGGTCACCTTCACGCTGATCGCCCTGAGCGAGCCGGAGCGCGGCGCGGACGACGTGCTGGCGCAGCTGTGGCGGGCGGGCCTGGAGCACGTCGAGTACGTGGTGGTGGAGGGCTTCAGCATGGAGGGCGCCTCCGAGGAGGAGGTGCAGATCGAGGTGGACAAGGTGGTGGGCTACCTCTACTCCCGCCTGAAGACGAGCTCGGAGGACTACCTGCGCTTCGCCCGCGTGAACGCGGAGGATCTGGACGCGCAGATGGAGGGTGTGGAGCAGATCCGCGGCGTGGTGGTGGGCGGCACCTACGCCACGGACACGATGAAGGCGCGGCTCCAGAAGGAGATCGAGGAGGAGGAGAACGCGCGCCTCTTCCCCAAGCTGGTGAGCGCCGTGTTCCAGGTGGTGGAGGGCGGCGTGGACGACGTGGGGCTCCTGGAGGAGCTCTTCGTGCAGCTCCTGGACGCCATGCTCATCCAGGACGACTACGCCACCATCAACCAGATGGTGCTCAAGCTCCGGGCGCTGGTGCAGCGCGAGGACGTGGACACGAGCAACACCAGCCGGCTGCTCTCCTACTTCCTGCAGAAGATGGGGGACGAGCAGCGGCTGATCCGAATGGGTGAGTCGCTCAAGCTCACCAAGCCGAGGAACCCGACGGACATCGTCCGCTACCTCCAGGTGCTGGACGAGAACAGCATCATCACCCTGCTGACGGTGCTGGAGACCATCGAGGTGCCGGAGAACCGCGTCCTCTTGAGCGACGTGCTGGCCAACTTCGCCAAGGTTCGGCCCGAGCCCTTCGTGATGCGGCTGGAGTCGGACAAGCCGCAGATCATCCGGGACATGGTCTACATCCTGGAGAAGGCGCAGCTGCCGGACCGGCTGAAGATGTTCGGCAAGGTGCTCAAGGGCAAGAACCTGGTGGTGAAGCTGGAGGTGATGAGCATCATCGCCCGGGGCCACACCCCCGAGGCGCGTAAGCTCATCGCGGAGATGCTGCAGGATCCCATCTCGCAGGTGCGCATCCAGGCGGCGCGCGTGCTGCCGGAGTTCGACCACGACAAGGCCACGTTGGACCTGCAGCGCGTCATCCGCGACCCGAACTTCGAGAAGAAGACGCAGGACGAGCGCGCGGCGTTCTACGCGGCGCTGGGCAGCACGGGGACGACGGCGGCGCTCTCGTACCTGACGGCGATGCTGGCGGTGAAGCCCTCGCTGCTGAACAAGAAGAAGGTGTTGGACGACAAGCTGCTGGCGATCCAGGGGCTCGCGGGCGCGGGCAACATCCAGTCGTACAAGCTGCTGCAGGGCGTGGTGGAGGACAAGTCGCAGCCGACAGAGGTGCTCACCGCGGCGCGCAAGGCGATGTACCAGACGAAGAAGGCGCTGTTCGGAGACACGGCGTCCGCTGAGGAGGCATGA